The Alicyclobacillus vulcanalis DNA window CGGAAGACAGCTGGTCATCCGCCTCGCTTTCCGCCATGAATCGGGCGTTTCTCGATGCGGCGGCGCTCGGCGTGACCGTGCTCGCGGCGGCGGGCGACAGCGGATCCACGGACGGCGAGCAGGACGGCCTGTATCACGTCGACTTTCCCGCGGCGTCGCCGTACGTGCTCGCCTGTGGCGGAACGCGGCTCGTCGCAAACGGCGGGACCCTTGAGCGGGAGACGGTGTGGAACGACGGCGCAGACGGCGGGGCCACGGGCGGCGGCGTCAGCCAGGTATTTCCGCTCCCGTCCTGGCAGGAGGGCGCAAACGTCCCGCCGTCGGCCAACCCGGGCGGCGGCAGCGGCCGCGGCGTGCCGGATGTCGCGGGCAATGCCGATCCGGCCACGGGCTACGAGGTCGTGATCGACGGGCAGACGACGGTGATCGGCGGGACGAGCGCGGTGGCGCCGCTTTTCGCCGCGCTGGTGGCAAGATTGAATCAAAAGCTCGGCAAGCCGGTCGGCTACTTGAATCCGACGCTCTACGCCTTGCCGCAGGCGGACGTCTTCCACGACATCACGCAGGGCAACAACGACATCGCCAATCAGGCGAGGATTTATCAGGCGGGGCCTGGATGGGACGCGTGCACCGGGCTTGGCAGTCCTATCGGCGTGAAGCTGCTGCAGGCGCTTGCGCCGCAGGGCGCAACGCCAGAGGCGTGATCCGCCTGACCTCCCGCGCGGCATCAGGCAAGGAATACAATTGCGAAAGTTTGCAAGCGGTGATATAGTAGCGCCACAAACAGCTGGCGTCGACGCGGCGACGCCCGGGTAGATTCCGGGCGCCGCTCGCGTGTGTGCCGGGGAACACCCGAGCCGCCGAACCCAGCGGATCCTGCGAAGGAGGAGAGAATCACTTGGCCATCACCGCCTCAATTGGATTTCCCCGCATGGGGCCTCGCCGCGAACTCAAGCGGATGGTGGAGCAGTTTTGGCAAGGCAAGATTGAAGAGGACGAGCTCATGGCTCGCGCCGCTGAACTGCGGCGGCTTCGCTGGCAGGTCCAGAAGGACCACGGCGTGACGTGGATGGTGGCGAACGATTTCTCGTTTTACGATCACGTCCTGGACGCCGCCTGCCTGTTTCAGGTCGTACCCGATCGATTCCAGGGGCTTGCCGCGAATTCGCTTCAACAATATTTCGCCATGGCGCGCGGAACGCAGGACGCCACGGCGCTCGAGATGACCAAGTGGTTTGACACGAACTATCACTATCTGGTGCCGGAATTGAAGCCGGATCAGGTGTTCACGCTCGGCGTCAACAAGCCGTTGAACGAATATTTGGAGGCGAAGGCGCTCGGGTTCGACACGGTGCCTCAGCTGATTGGGCCCATCACGTTTCTCAAGCTGTCCAAGGTGGTGGGCGCAAAGGCGGATGCGCTCGCGCTTCTGCCGAGCCTCATCCCGGCGTATCAGGCTTGGCTCGCGTCGTTGCATGAGGCGGGCGTGGCGTGGGTGCAGCTGGACGAGCCCGCCTTGGTTTTGGACCTCTCGGACGCGGAGCGCCAGGCGTTTGTCGACGCGTATGCGGCGCTCGCGAAGGCGGATCGCCCGAACATCCTCGTCGCGACGTATTTCGGTTCGCTCGGCGACAATCTGGCGACGGCGCTTGAGCTTCCCGTCGAAGGGCTGCACCTGGATTTGGTGCGCGGGTCCGATGCGCTGCGGCACGTCCATGCGCTCGGGTGGCCGAAGGGCCGCCGGCTGTCGCTCGGCGTGATCGACGGGCGCAACGTTTGGCGCGCGGACCTCGACACGGCGTTCGCGCATCTGGAGCAGGGCGTGCACCTGGCCGGTGCGGAGCACGTGATGGTGGCTCCGTCGTGCTCGCTTTTGCACGTGCCGTGGGACGTGGAGCTCGAGACCGACATGGATCCGGAGATCCGGTCCTGGCTCGCGTTTGCGCTGCAGAAGCTGGACGAGATGGAACTGCTGAGGCGGGCGCTCGACGAGGGCCGCCAGGCGTGCGAGGCGGAACTCGAGGCGAATCGGTCGCTGCTCGCGTCGAGGCGGGGTTCGGCTCGCTTGAACCGCGAGGACGTTCGCGCCCGGCTGGAGGACGCGAAGACGTGGGACCTGAATCGCCAGTCGCCGCACGCGGTGCGCAAGGAAAAGCAGCAGGCTCGGTTCAACTTGCCGCTGCTTCCCACGACGACCATTGGATCGTTCCCGCAGACGCAGGCGGTGCGGGACGCTCGCGCCAAGTGGCGCAAGGGCGAGTGGTCCGCGGATCAGTACGAGGCATATCTGCGCGGCGAGATCAAGCGGTGGATAGACCTTCAGGAGGAGATTGGGCTCGACGTCTTGGTGCACGGCGAATTCGAGCGCACGGACATGGTCGAGTACTTCGGCGAGATGCTCGATGGCTTTGTGTTCACCAAGCACGGCTGGGTGCAGAGCTATGGTTCCCGCTGCGTGAAGCCGCCCATCATCTTCGGCGACGTGGCCCGGCCCGAGGCCATGACGGTCAGGTGGAGCACGTACGCGCAGTCGCTCACGGACAAGCCCGTCAAGGGCATGCTGACCGGGCCCGTGACCATCCTGCAGTGGTCGTTTGTGCGGGACGACATCCCGAGGGCGGAGACGTGCCGGCAGATTGCGCTCGCGATTCGGGACGAGGTGTTGGATCTGGAGGCGGCCGGGATCGGCATGATTCAAATTGACGAGCCCGCGCTGCGCGAGGGGCTGCCGCTTCGCCGCGCCGAATGGCAGGCGTACCTCGACTGGGCGGTGGAGTGCTTCCGCATCGCGTCGTCTGGCGTCCGGGACGAGACGCAGATTCACACGCACATGTGCTATGCCGAGTTTCACGACATCATGCCCGCCATCCAGGCCATGGACGCGGATGTCATCTCCATCGAGACGTCGCGATCGCACATGGAACTGCTGCGGGCCTTCGAAGACTTCCGCTACGAAAACGACATCGGCCCGGGCGTGTACGACATCCACAGCCCGCGCGTGCCCTCCGTGGAGGAGATGGTGCAACTGCTGCGCAGGGCGGCCGAGGTGATACGGCCCGAGCAGCTGTGGGTCAATCCGGACTGCGGCCTGAAGACGCGCGGCGAGCCGGAGACCGTGGCGGCGCTGCGCAACATGGTGAGCGCGGCGCAAGAGATGCGCGCCTCGCTGTCCCAGCCGGTGCGCTGAGGCGATTTCGGGCGTGCCTGCCTCCGGGGGTATAATGGCGATGGGCCCTTGGTGCCCGCCGCAAACCGGGAGGAGGCCTGCCTATGGACTGGGGCTTGACCAAGGGCGAGACGGCGCTTTCGGCGCTCGATCTCGTCCCTATCACCGAAGGAAGCACGCCTGCAGAGGCGTTTCGGCGAAGCGCCGAATTGGCTCAGCACGCGGAGCGGCTCGGATACCGCCGGTTCTGGGTCGCTGAGCATCACAGCATGCCGGGCATCGCGAGTTCCGCCACGGCCGTGGTCATCGCGTATCTGGCGCAACACACGCGCACCATTCGCGTCGGAT harbors:
- the metE gene encoding 5-methyltetrahydropteroyltriglutamate--homocysteine S-methyltransferase, which translates into the protein MAITASIGFPRMGPRRELKRMVEQFWQGKIEEDELMARAAELRRLRWQVQKDHGVTWMVANDFSFYDHVLDAACLFQVVPDRFQGLAANSLQQYFAMARGTQDATALEMTKWFDTNYHYLVPELKPDQVFTLGVNKPLNEYLEAKALGFDTVPQLIGPITFLKLSKVVGAKADALALLPSLIPAYQAWLASLHEAGVAWVQLDEPALVLDLSDAERQAFVDAYAALAKADRPNILVATYFGSLGDNLATALELPVEGLHLDLVRGSDALRHVHALGWPKGRRLSLGVIDGRNVWRADLDTAFAHLEQGVHLAGAEHVMVAPSCSLLHVPWDVELETDMDPEIRSWLAFALQKLDEMELLRRALDEGRQACEAELEANRSLLASRRGSARLNREDVRARLEDAKTWDLNRQSPHAVRKEKQQARFNLPLLPTTTIGSFPQTQAVRDARAKWRKGEWSADQYEAYLRGEIKRWIDLQEEIGLDVLVHGEFERTDMVEYFGEMLDGFVFTKHGWVQSYGSRCVKPPIIFGDVARPEAMTVRWSTYAQSLTDKPVKGMLTGPVTILQWSFVRDDIPRAETCRQIALAIRDEVLDLEAAGIGMIQIDEPALREGLPLRRAEWQAYLDWAVECFRIASSGVRDETQIHTHMCYAEFHDIMPAIQAMDADVISIETSRSHMELLRAFEDFRYENDIGPGVYDIHSPRVPSVEEMVQLLRRAAEVIRPEQLWVNPDCGLKTRGEPETVAALRNMVSAAQEMRASLSQPVR